The following proteins are co-located in the Halorussus caseinilyticus genome:
- a CDS encoding M24 family metallopeptidase has protein sequence MYQRDFMEGTRGTMGVDWEERIDFQRMRRERKERALERLQETELGSMLLIDDPNVRYVTGLAMTGGSGADHYTLLTEDGDVVHWDTADHASNQRFNCPWLDDIRYAAPGLGNVPRASGRNSARDWLKGKMADLVVSAMDEYGVKKEPMGIDVGNQALVGKFEERGVDVRPGECAQVMEDARKVKTRDEIECLRQVAAICEAGFQRIKETAKPGMRESEVWGEATKELWRLGAMVQGGYCTSGPNTWPKHQANTTDRVIRPGDLVYADFYNIGFMGYRSCYYRTFSMGEPTQAQQDAYEKARDDLYDVLERIEPGATTDEICKGFPDREGEHMDWYDADEYWEMTTNHWAHGLGLQLYEVPMIWRGISPDHPIEIEEGMTMAVETMQPAENQGVRVEEMVVVRENGVEILSQWPVEEITTIDH, from the coding sequence CTGTATCAGCGCGATTTCATGGAAGGCACGCGCGGCACGATGGGCGTCGATTGGGAGGAGCGAATCGACTTCCAGCGCATGCGCCGCGAGCGCAAGGAGCGCGCGCTCGAACGCTTGCAGGAGACCGAACTCGGGAGCATGCTCCTCATCGACGACCCCAACGTCCGGTACGTCACCGGACTCGCCATGACCGGCGGGAGCGGTGCCGACCACTACACCCTGCTCACCGAGGATGGCGACGTGGTTCACTGGGACACCGCCGACCACGCGAGCAACCAGCGGTTCAACTGCCCGTGGTTGGACGACATTCGGTACGCCGCGCCCGGACTCGGTAACGTCCCGCGGGCGTCCGGCCGGAACTCCGCCCGCGATTGGCTGAAGGGCAAGATGGCCGACCTCGTGGTCTCGGCGATGGACGAGTACGGCGTCAAGAAGGAACCGATGGGAATCGACGTGGGCAATCAAGCCCTCGTCGGAAAGTTCGAGGAGCGCGGCGTCGATGTCCGCCCCGGCGAGTGCGCGCAGGTGATGGAGGACGCCCGGAAGGTCAAGACCCGCGACGAAATCGAGTGCCTGCGGCAGGTCGCGGCAATCTGTGAGGCCGGATTCCAGCGCATCAAGGAGACCGCAAAGCCCGGTATGCGCGAGTCGGAGGTGTGGGGCGAGGCGACCAAGGAACTCTGGCGACTCGGCGCGATGGTTCAGGGGGGCTACTGCACCTCCGGACCGAACACGTGGCCCAAACATCAGGCCAACACCACCGACCGCGTGATTCGGCCGGGAGACCTCGTGTACGCTGACTTCTACAACATCGGCTTCATGGGCTATCGCTCCTGTTACTACCGGACCTTCAGCATGGGCGAACCCACGCAGGCCCAGCAGGACGCCTACGAGAAGGCCCGAGACGACCTCTACGACGTGCTAGAGCGCATCGAACCCGGCGCGACCACGGATGAAATCTGCAAGGGCTTCCCCGACAGGGAGGGCGAACACATGGACTGGTACGACGCCGACGAGTACTGGGAGATGACCACCAACCACTGGGCGCACGGTCTGGGTCTCCAACTCTACGAGGTTCCGATGATTTGGCGGGGCATCTCCCCCGACCATCCCATCGAAATCGAGGAGGGGATGACGATGGCCGTCGAGACGATGCAACCCGCCGAGAATCAGGGCGTCCGCGTCGAGGAGATGGTGGTCGTCCGCGAGAACGGCGTCGAGATTCTGAGCCAGTGGCCCGTCGAGGAGATTACGACTATCGACCACTGA
- the sugE gene encoding quaternary ammonium compound efflux SMR transporter SugE, which translates to MSWYLLVVAGLFEIAWAVGLEYSDGLSKPVPTAGTVVALVVSMVLLAKAVEDLPVGTAYAVWTGIGAVGTATLGIFLFEEPADLTRIAFICVIVVGIVGLHLASGGH; encoded by the coding sequence ATGTCGTGGTACCTCCTCGTCGTCGCAGGCCTGTTCGAAATCGCGTGGGCGGTCGGTCTCGAATACTCCGACGGTCTCTCGAAACCGGTGCCGACCGCAGGGACCGTCGTCGCTCTCGTGGTCAGCATGGTGTTGCTGGCGAAGGCCGTCGAGGACCTCCCAGTCGGGACCGCATACGCCGTCTGGACGGGCATCGGCGCGGTCGGAACCGCGACGTTGGGCATCTTCCTGTTCGAGGAACCCGCCGACCTCACGCGAATCGCGTTCATCTGCGTCATCGTCGTGGGTATCGTGGGCCTGCACCTCGCTTCGGGCGGGCACTGA
- a CDS encoding FecCD family ABC transporter permease translates to MASDTGRKRRTPAESGRFGWIDGSLATVVLGSVAVVVVAGLAQVSYGTYSMTLVGAWHAVFDPAVVFDLRVWRAFLLGGELPEMSQRSLVVWNIRFPRVVVATLVGTNLAISGAIFQAVTRNELASPYVLGVSSGAGLAVLLTLVVFSGLAPFLPILASLGGATAFLLVYAIAWKGGTSPVRLVLAGVIVSTVFWSLQRGLFYLADDLGVVQSAIAWTTGSLTGVDWEQVRIALPWTALSVVLAFAGARQLNVLLLGERTARSLGMSVEKVRFALAGVAVLAASAAISVAGVVSFVGLVVPHMVRTLVGSDYKRLMVGCIFAGPALVVLADVGARLALAPTQIPVGVVTGLVGGPYFLYLMRRQQEMGEL, encoded by the coding sequence ATGGCGAGTGACACCGGTAGGAAGAGGCGGACACCGGCCGAATCCGGCCGGTTCGGGTGGATAGACGGGTCGCTCGCCACGGTCGTCCTCGGAAGCGTGGCCGTGGTCGTCGTGGCGGGACTCGCACAGGTGAGTTACGGGACCTATTCGATGACGCTGGTCGGGGCGTGGCACGCGGTGTTCGACCCGGCCGTCGTCTTCGACCTCCGAGTGTGGCGGGCGTTCCTGCTCGGCGGCGAACTGCCCGAGATGAGCCAGCGGAGCCTCGTCGTCTGGAACATCCGCTTCCCGCGGGTCGTCGTCGCGACGCTGGTCGGTACGAATCTGGCAATCTCGGGGGCCATCTTTCAGGCCGTGACCCGGAACGAACTCGCCAGTCCCTACGTCCTCGGGGTGAGTTCCGGGGCGGGTCTCGCAGTCTTGCTCACGCTGGTCGTGTTCTCGGGACTCGCGCCCTTCCTCCCGATTCTGGCCTCGCTCGGCGGCGCGACGGCCTTCCTGCTCGTCTACGCCATCGCGTGGAAGGGCGGGACGAGTCCGGTCCGACTCGTCCTCGCGGGCGTCATCGTCAGCACCGTCTTCTGGTCGCTCCAGCGCGGCCTGTTCTATCTGGCCGACGACCTCGGAGTCGTCCAGTCGGCCATCGCGTGGACCACCGGGTCGCTCACGGGCGTCGATTGGGAACAGGTCCGCATCGCGCTCCCGTGGACCGCGCTCTCGGTCGTCCTCGCGTTCGCGGGCGCGAGGCAGTTGAACGTTCTCCTGCTCGGCGAACGCACCGCGAGGTCGCTCGGCATGTCGGTCGAGAAGGTCCGGTTCGCGCTCGCTGGCGTGGCGGTCCTCGCGGCCAGCGCCGCCATCTCGGTCGCTGGCGTCGTGAGTTTCGTCGGACTCGTCGTCCCCCACATGGTCCGGACGCTGGTCGGGAGCGACTACAAGCGCCTGATGGTCGGGTGCATCTTCGCGGGTCCGGCGCTCGTGGTCCTCGCCGACGTGGGCGCGCGACTCGCGCTTGCTCCGACCCAGATTCCGGTCGGCGTCGTGACCGGACTCGTCGGCGGGCCGTACTTCCTCTATCTGATGCGCCGACAGCAGGAGATGGGTGAACTATGA
- a CDS encoding zinc ribbon domain-containing protein, with protein MEQLLESRETSTDDVDLSTVADDFDSLLFCGRCGERFQASEATDDGWYYRCPADDCDAEGIHEDLYPVKDVLPSTH; from the coding sequence ATGGAACAACTGCTCGAGAGTCGAGAGACTAGCACTGACGACGTAGACCTTTCCACCGTGGCCGACGACTTCGACTCGCTACTGTTCTGCGGTCGATGCGGCGAGCGATTTCAGGCCTCCGAAGCGACCGACGACGGTTGGTACTACCGATGTCCGGCCGACGACTGCGACGCGGAGGGCATCCACGAGGACCTCTATCCGGTGAAAGACGTGCTTCCATCGACACACTGA
- a CDS encoding ArsR/SmtB family transcription factor, producing the protein MADLLPSSPDSSAGDGGEPRVVGVDSDDADDLLAALQSETAREILGVLYDDPATPSTLADEADTSIQNARYHLDKLTDADLVEVADTVYSEKGREMKVYAPVAKPLVVVAGSDDDAPGVESALSRLLGALGVLGLSSLLVQRLFGSPGAGGVLDTDLSWQGDDAAAGTTAAEDTTTVEDASAPGASDGPNGDTSGTEAPEPVERATETAAQATRTVAETTQSAAETTRLVTEEAARSTTTVAESGGAAASSLPPGLVFFAGGVVVLLALGVARYLRER; encoded by the coding sequence ATGGCCGACCTGCTGCCCTCCAGTCCCGACTCTTCGGCCGGAGACGGGGGTGAGCCACGGGTCGTCGGCGTAGACAGCGACGACGCCGACGACTTGCTCGCCGCCCTCCAGTCGGAGACCGCCCGCGAAATTCTCGGGGTGCTGTACGACGACCCCGCGACCCCCTCCACCCTCGCCGACGAAGCCGACACCTCCATCCAGAACGCCCGGTATCACCTCGACAAGTTGACCGACGCCGACCTCGTGGAAGTCGCGGATACGGTCTACTCCGAGAAGGGCCGCGAGATGAAAGTGTACGCGCCCGTCGCGAAACCACTGGTCGTCGTCGCCGGGAGCGACGACGACGCGCCGGGCGTCGAATCGGCGCTCTCCAGACTGCTCGGTGCGCTCGGAGTTCTGGGCCTGTCGAGTCTGCTCGTCCAGCGACTCTTCGGCAGTCCGGGCGCGGGCGGGGTACTCGATACCGACCTGTCGTGGCAGGGCGACGACGCCGCGGCCGGGACGACGGCGGCCGAAGACACGACCACGGTGGAGGACGCGAGCGCCCCCGGCGCGAGCGACGGACCGAACGGCGACACGTCCGGGACCGAAGCGCCCGAACCAGTCGAGAGAGCGACGGAGACCGCGGCGCAAGCAACCCGGACCGTCGCGGAGACGACCCAATCGGCGGCCGAGACCACCCGACTCGTCACCGAGGAGGCCGCGCGGTCCACCACGACCGTCGCCGAGTCGGGCGGTGCCGCGGCGAGCAGTCTCCCGCCGGGACTGGTCTTCTTCGCGGGCGGTGTGGTCGTTCTGCTCGCGCTTGGAGTCGCGCGGTATCTGCGCGAGCGGTGA
- a CDS encoding cupin domain-containing protein, producing the protein MYEKTSLADVDPRDVEGIEPDLKAVGYQLRPAKMRPSVWEFEAGETNNWHRQDEQEELYYVLDGSFLVTVESEDGERETFELGADDVTVIPPETWRQFEAQADGRMLVVGAPNAKDDAITEEESS; encoded by the coding sequence ATGTACGAGAAGACCAGTCTCGCGGACGTAGACCCACGCGACGTGGAGGGTATCGAACCGGATTTGAAGGCCGTGGGCTACCAACTCCGTCCGGCGAAGATGCGCCCGAGCGTCTGGGAGTTCGAGGCGGGCGAGACCAACAACTGGCACCGCCAAGACGAGCAAGAAGAGTTGTACTACGTGCTGGACGGGTCGTTTCTCGTGACCGTCGAAAGCGAGGACGGCGAGCGCGAAACCTTCGAACTCGGTGCAGACGACGTGACCGTGATTCCGCCCGAGACGTGGCGGCAGTTCGAGGCCCAAGCAGACGGCCGGATGCTCGTCGTCGGCGCGCCGAACGCGAAGGACGACGCGATTACCGAGGAGGAGTCGTCGTAG
- a CDS encoding LLM class flavin-dependent oxidoreductase: MEIGTGLFTCQRRPDDDRSMSEIYDEMLTLGRAIDDSGLASAWVSEHHFAEDGYLSATMPTLGALAAETENVELGTCIALAPLYDGVRLAEDAATVDLLADGRLTLGLAIGSNPTEFEEFGVPREQRVERMADTTDLLRAAWSEGPLDYDAEFHDVSPDVSVTPKPDSDVPIMYGGSAKPAVRRAARVADAWCAPSALSVGGVRKRVEDIRNVREEEGLREDASEDGDEDDDFQIYVLQHGFVGDSKEEAWEQMRDGYFYIQRRYAEIFSGEEVEELDDERKRELKDQAIFGTPEQVIDQLETYRDALGNDVHFVFRTYHPGIGTDRMVECVERLGEEVVPHFE; the protein is encoded by the coding sequence ATGGAAATCGGCACGGGGCTGTTCACCTGCCAGCGACGGCCAGACGACGACCGGTCGATGAGCGAAATCTACGACGAGATGCTGACGCTCGGGCGGGCCATCGACGACTCGGGCCTCGCCAGCGCGTGGGTCTCCGAACACCACTTCGCCGAGGACGGCTACCTCTCGGCGACGATGCCGACTCTCGGTGCGCTTGCGGCCGAGACCGAGAACGTCGAACTCGGGACGTGCATCGCTCTCGCACCGCTCTACGACGGGGTTCGCCTCGCCGAGGACGCCGCGACGGTGGACTTGCTCGCGGACGGCCGACTCACCCTCGGTCTCGCCATCGGGTCGAACCCGACCGAGTTCGAGGAGTTCGGCGTACCCCGCGAACAGCGAGTAGAGCGCATGGCCGACACCACCGACCTGCTCCGGGCGGCGTGGTCCGAGGGTCCCCTCGACTACGACGCCGAGTTCCACGACGTGTCGCCCGACGTGAGCGTGACACCCAAACCAGACTCCGACGTGCCAATCATGTACGGCGGGTCGGCCAAGCCCGCGGTCCGCCGGGCCGCGCGGGTCGCCGACGCGTGGTGTGCGCCCTCCGCGCTCTCGGTCGGAGGCGTCCGCAAGCGCGTCGAGGACATCCGGAACGTCCGCGAGGAGGAGGGACTGCGCGAAGACGCTAGCGAGGACGGTGACGAAGACGACGACTTCCAAATCTACGTCCTCCAGCACGGCTTCGTCGGCGACTCGAAAGAAGAGGCGTGGGAGCAGATGAGGGACGGCTACTTCTACATCCAGCGGCGCTACGCCGAAATTTTCTCGGGCGAGGAAGTCGAGGAGTTGGACGACGAACGCAAGCGGGAGTTGAAAGACCAAGCTATCTTCGGCACGCCCGAACAGGTAATCGACCAGTTGGAGACCTACCGCGATGCGCTGGGCAACGACGTTCACTTCGTCTTCCGGACCTACCACCCCGGAATCGGCACCGACCGGATGGTCGAGTGCGTCGAGCGACTGGGCGAAGAAGTGGTTCCGCACTTCGAGTGA
- a CDS encoding ABC transporter substrate-binding protein, with the protein MAEGTDETRRRFIKGSLGVATGLALAGCTGDSGGESTETTTETTSAETTADGTTTDETTTEDASGESYTVSMVPVGDVTFESVPEKWETYFPGYADMGVALGQADGLSAVGSKSRFYTSYYDELDGVSLDKGSVVELVGDNGIDKEVYYELDNDVHLTDPKWLVSNSFFGLQQKDVDQIVEQVGPFVGNTIFRRTDKWHDYRYYTMYEAFEKVAEVFQKKDQYEAFKSFHDSYLADVKGNLPAAKQRPNGLLCFAASDEPEKFSPYRIDGKGANKKHFHDLGVSDALEGTDVQGLSESNRGKIDYETLLQVDPDALFVRGHETKTREEFQNTVVSFMKDHNVASQLTAVENDDVYRGGPIYQGPIQNLFLTERFATLLYPDTFSGELFDRGKLSNIVAGEF; encoded by the coding sequence ATGGCAGAAGGAACTGACGAGACGCGGCGCAGATTTATCAAGGGCAGTCTGGGCGTAGCGACCGGCCTCGCGCTCGCTGGTTGTACCGGCGATTCGGGCGGCGAAAGCACCGAAACGACCACCGAGACGACTTCGGCCGAGACGACGGCCGACGGGACGACGACCGACGAAACCACGACCGAAGACGCGAGCGGCGAGTCCTACACCGTCTCGATGGTCCCCGTCGGCGACGTGACCTTCGAGTCGGTGCCCGAGAAGTGGGAAACCTACTTCCCCGGCTACGCCGACATGGGGGTCGCGCTCGGCCAAGCAGACGGTCTCTCGGCGGTCGGGTCGAAGTCCCGGTTCTACACCTCCTACTACGACGAGTTGGACGGCGTGTCGCTGGACAAAGGGAGCGTGGTCGAACTCGTCGGCGACAACGGCATCGACAAGGAAGTCTACTACGAACTCGACAACGACGTTCACCTCACCGACCCCAAGTGGTTGGTCAGCAACTCCTTCTTCGGACTCCAGCAGAAGGACGTGGACCAAATCGTAGAGCAGGTCGGTCCCTTCGTCGGCAACACCATCTTCCGCCGGACCGACAAGTGGCACGACTACCGCTACTACACGATGTACGAGGCCTTCGAGAAGGTCGCGGAAGTCTTCCAGAAGAAAGACCAGTACGAGGCGTTCAAGTCGTTCCACGACTCGTACCTCGCCGACGTGAAGGGGAACCTTCCGGCCGCGAAACAGCGACCGAACGGCCTGCTCTGTTTCGCCGCCAGCGACGAACCCGAGAAGTTCTCGCCGTATCGCATCGACGGGAAGGGCGCGAACAAGAAGCACTTCCACGACCTCGGGGTCTCCGACGCCCTCGAAGGCACCGACGTACAGGGCCTGAGCGAATCCAACCGCGGGAAGATAGACTACGAGACCCTGCTCCAAGTCGACCCCGACGCCCTGTTCGTTCGGGGCCACGAGACCAAGACCCGCGAGGAGTTCCAAAACACCGTGGTCTCGTTCATGAAGGACCACAACGTCGCCAGCCAACTCACCGCCGTCGAGAACGACGACGTGTACCGCGGCGGTCCCATCTATCAGGGACCGATTCAGAACCTCTTCCTGACCGAGCGATTCGCCACGCTCCTCTACCCCGACACCTTCTCGGGCGAACTGTTCGACCGCGGCAAACTCTCGAACATCGTCGCCGGGGAGTTCTGA
- a CDS encoding EthD domain-containing protein: MYKHVALLVRQEGMTHDEFVDYWQNEHTPIAREIEGVTRYQTVLPTDAENAEFDGLAELYFEDLDDLHNALGSEGSRDYDPDKGKAKEAREDVDNFLDIDRRPRFIGEEIIQKDEVDGDTDGLYKHSAFLVRQEGMTHEEFVDHWQNEHTPIAREIDGVVRYATVLPTDPENAEFDGIAELYFEDLDKLYDALGSEGSRDYDPDKGKAKEAREDVNNFLAVEKRPRFIGQETVQKDET, encoded by the coding sequence ATGTACAAGCACGTGGCCCTGCTGGTCCGACAGGAGGGGATGACTCACGACGAGTTCGTGGACTACTGGCAGAACGAACACACCCCTATCGCCCGCGAAATCGAGGGCGTCACGCGCTACCAGACCGTCCTCCCCACCGACGCCGAGAACGCCGAGTTCGACGGACTGGCCGAACTCTACTTCGAGGACTTGGACGACCTGCACAACGCGTTAGGAAGCGAGGGAAGCCGCGACTACGACCCCGACAAGGGCAAGGCCAAGGAAGCGCGCGAGGACGTGGACAACTTCCTCGACATCGACCGCCGACCCCGATTCATCGGCGAGGAGATTATCCAGAAAGACGAGGTGGACGGCGACACGGACGGACTCTACAAGCACTCGGCGTTCCTCGTCCGACAGGAGGGGATGACTCACGAGGAGTTCGTGGACCACTGGCAGAACGAACACACCCCCATCGCCCGCGAAATCGACGGCGTAGTCCGGTACGCCACCGTCCTGCCCACGGACCCCGAGAACGCCGAGTTCGACGGCATCGCGGAACTCTACTTCGAGGACTTGGACAAACTCTACGACGCCCTCGGGAGCGAGGGAAGCCGCGACTACGACCCCGACAAGGGGAAGGCCAAGGAAGCGCGCGAGGACGTGAACAACTTCCTCGCCGTCGAGAAGCGTCCCCGGTTCATCGGCCAAGAGACGGTCCAGAAAGACGAGACGTAG
- a CDS encoding SDR family NAD(P)-dependent oxidoreductase, producing the protein MDFEDKVVLVTGGASGIGAATSKRFAEEGATVIVSDIADERGDEVVSEIEAMDGDAAFAELDVTDAKAFQSVVDATVEEHGRLDVLCNNAGVPGPRKDIGEISDEEVNHVFDVNIKGVWNGCRAAVPLMKEQGSGTIVNTASVGGLRGYSPLVPYATSKAAVVNLTRSLAGRLGPEGIRVNAVCPAHVHTPMFEDFLQDFENPEAMREQGERAHVLNRLGQPEEVASCIAFLASDEASFVTGTAFNVDGGYETVME; encoded by the coding sequence ATGGACTTCGAAGACAAAGTGGTTCTCGTCACAGGTGGCGCGAGCGGTATCGGTGCGGCGACCTCCAAACGCTTCGCCGAGGAGGGTGCAACCGTCATCGTGAGCGACATCGCCGACGAACGAGGCGACGAGGTCGTGAGCGAAATCGAAGCGATGGATGGAGACGCCGCGTTCGCCGAACTAGATGTCACCGACGCCAAGGCGTTTCAGAGTGTCGTGGACGCCACGGTCGAAGAACACGGACGCCTCGACGTGCTTTGCAACAACGCAGGAGTCCCCGGTCCGAGAAAAGACATCGGCGAGATAAGTGACGAAGAAGTTAACCACGTCTTCGACGTTAACATCAAGGGCGTCTGGAACGGTTGCCGGGCGGCCGTCCCCCTCATGAAAGAGCAGGGGAGCGGCACCATCGTCAACACGGCGTCGGTCGGCGGATTGCGGGGCTACTCGCCGCTCGTTCCGTACGCGACTTCCAAGGCCGCGGTCGTGAACCTTACTCGGTCGCTAGCCGGACGATTGGGTCCGGAAGGCATCCGAGTCAACGCGGTGTGTCCCGCCCACGTTCATACCCCCATGTTCGAGGATTTCCTCCAAGACTTCGAGAATCCCGAAGCGATGAGAGAGCAAGGGGAACGTGCCCACGTCCTGAATCGACTCGGGCAACCGGAGGAGGTCGCAAGTTGCATCGCCTTCCTGGCAAGCGACGAGGCGTCCTTCGTCACCGGGACGGCGTTCAACGTCGACGGTGGGTACGAGACCGTCATGGAGTAG
- a CDS encoding ABC transporter ATP-binding protein produces the protein MSHDAESALFAEDLAVGYPTTEEPVVECSRLDVPEGEITALVGPNGSGKSTMLKALSNHLDPEQGVVALNGREIDEYGGKELARELGHLSQENDSPESITVEELVYHGRYPHRGFFDSVSDEDHEAVERAIDLAGVADLRDREVAALSGGQKQLVWIAMVLAQETDVLLLDEPTTFLDLHHQLRVLETVRRLNDEEGVTVAVVLHDLSQAVRFADYLVAMDDGEIYDWGPPGEVVTEQLLADVFGVEATVTQSSDLRIHPKRALSDE, from the coding sequence ATGAGCCACGACGCCGAGAGCGCGCTGTTCGCGGAGGACCTCGCGGTCGGCTATCCGACCACCGAGGAACCGGTCGTGGAGTGTTCGCGCCTCGACGTTCCCGAGGGCGAAATCACCGCGCTGGTCGGCCCGAACGGGAGCGGCAAGAGTACCATGCTCAAGGCCCTCTCGAACCACCTCGACCCGGAGCAGGGCGTCGTCGCGCTCAACGGCCGGGAAATAGACGAGTACGGCGGTAAGGAACTCGCCCGCGAACTCGGTCACCTCTCCCAAGAGAACGACTCGCCCGAGAGCATCACTGTCGAGGAACTGGTCTATCACGGCCGGTACCCCCACCGAGGATTCTTCGACTCGGTGTCCGACGAGGACCACGAGGCCGTCGAGCGGGCAATCGACCTCGCGGGCGTGGCCGACCTCAGAGACCGGGAGGTCGCCGCGCTGAGCGGCGGCCAGAAGCAGTTGGTGTGGATAGCGATGGTGCTGGCCCAAGAGACCGACGTGCTGTTGCTCGACGAACCGACGACGTTCCTCGACCTCCACCACCAACTCCGGGTGCTGGAGACGGTCAGACGCCTCAACGACGAGGAGGGCGTCACCGTCGCGGTGGTCCTCCACGACCTCTCGCAGGCGGTCCGGTTTGCCGACTACCTCGTTGCCATGGACGACGGCGAAATCTACGACTGGGGACCGCCCGGAGAAGTCGTGACCGAGCAACTGCTCGCGGACGTGTTCGGCGTCGAAGCCACGGTCACGCAGTCGTCCGACCTCCGAATCCACCCCAAGCGGGCGCTCTCGGACGAGTAG
- a CDS encoding cyclase family protein, with protein sequence MPTCDLTHPLDETTTVYPGDPAVERTPSATHDADGYRVTELRLGTHTGTHLDAPSHTEPDGKSLDAFDPGTFAFDARVVDCSESEARETIGPEAVPDDADIEMLVFRTGWDDHWGTDRYYDHPYLASETAAACAERGYHVGIDALSPDPSPSATGSEAGEEPGGVPAHRELLGSDLLVLENLTALGDPPARFELRAYPLALAADGSPVRAVAVW encoded by the coding sequence GTGCCTACCTGCGACCTCACCCACCCGCTGGACGAGACGACCACCGTCTACCCCGGCGACCCCGCCGTCGAGCGCACGCCGTCGGCGACTCACGACGCCGACGGCTATCGCGTGACGGAACTCCGCCTCGGCACTCACACGGGGACTCACCTCGACGCGCCGAGTCACACCGAACCCGACGGGAAGAGTCTGGACGCCTTCGACCCGGGGACGTTCGCGTTCGACGCGCGCGTCGTGGACTGCTCGGAGTCGGAAGCGCGCGAGACCATCGGCCCGGAGGCGGTCCCGGACGACGCGGACATCGAGATGCTGGTCTTCCGGACCGGGTGGGACGACCATTGGGGGACCGACCGCTACTACGACCACCCGTACCTCGCCTCGGAGACTGCGGCGGCGTGCGCCGAGCGAGGCTATCACGTCGGCATCGACGCGCTGAGTCCGGACCCGTCGCCGAGCGCGACCGGTTCGGAGGCGGGAGAAGAACCCGGCGGCGTGCCCGCCCACCGGGAACTGCTCGGGAGCGACCTGCTCGTTCTCGAAAACCTGACGGCTCTGGGCGACCCGCCAGCGCGATTCGAACTCAGGGCGTACCCGCTCGCGCTGGCGGCGGACGGGTCGCCCGTCAGGGCCGTCGCGGTGTGGTAG
- a CDS encoding metal-dependent hydrolase: protein MMATTHALFGVVLASAAVGVAPEFAPVALVAGVVGSVFPDLDLYAGHRRTLHYPVYYAVAAVPAVALAVALPGAATVAFAVFLAGAAAHSLMDVLGGGLELKPWQARSERAVYDHFNGRWVPPRRWVRYDGAPEDLLVAVAFGAPALVAYDGPVRTFVGAVLLVSTGYALARKHLAALVERLVPLAPAAVHTRLPERFRDGTDPTPRGEPGD, encoded by the coding sequence ATGATGGCGACCACCCACGCCCTGTTCGGTGTCGTCCTCGCCAGCGCCGCGGTGGGCGTCGCGCCCGAGTTCGCGCCCGTCGCCCTCGTCGCTGGCGTCGTCGGGAGCGTCTTCCCCGACCTAGACCTCTACGCGGGCCACCGCCGGACGCTCCACTATCCGGTGTACTACGCCGTCGCCGCGGTCCCGGCGGTCGCCCTCGCCGTCGCGCTCCCCGGCGCGGCCACCGTCGCGTTCGCGGTGTTCCTCGCGGGTGCCGCGGCCCACTCGCTGATGGACGTTCTCGGCGGCGGTCTGGAACTCAAGCCGTGGCAGGCCCGGTCCGAACGCGCGGTGTACGACCACTTCAACGGTCGGTGGGTCCCGCCGCGTCGGTGGGTCCGCTACGACGGTGCGCCCGAGGACTTGCTCGTCGCGGTGGCGTTCGGTGCCCCGGCGCTGGTGGCCTACGACGGCCCGGTCCGCACCTTCGTCGGCGCGGTCCTGCTGGTCTCGACGGGGTACGCGCTGGCGCGCAAGCACCTCGCGGCGCTGGTCGAGCGACTGGTTCCGCTCGCTCCCGCCGCGGTCCACACCCGCCTCCCCGAGCGGTTCCGGGACGGAACCGACCCGACGCCGCGGGGCGAACCGGGCGACTGA